The sequence CCAGTTCAATGAGAACTCCAAGGCCTGGGCCTTCTTCGAGGTGATGCCCGAACTCAACCACAACGCCGTGTTGGGATACGCCAACCCGCTCCACGCCCAGGAGAACCTGGCTGTGGTCATGCTTCGCTCCGACCTCGACCATCCTCGGGTCAAGGTGCGTTATGACGTCACCGCCCGATTGCTGCAAGAACGTGGCGTCCCCTGTCACTCCGTATGGGCTCGGGGGGAGACGGCGGTGGAACACATGCTCTCCACCATTCACTTCGGCGACTACGTGAGCATCTATCTGGCCTACCTCTACGGCTCGGATCCGACGCCGGTGGACGCCATAGCGTATCTCAAGGAGCAACTGGCTCAGGCGTGAGACACCAGATCGGAGCTGCGGTTGCACTTCGGTCCCGCCCTTGGCGGGAAGGGGGCCGGGCTATGCGCTCGAAGAAGGCGGGAGGGCTGGCCCGATGATTGTGCTGCCTGGGCGCAGATGTTCAGGGCACCAGAGCCCCGGGGCGGCTCTGGTGCCCTTTGCATGTGGCGGTCGCGATGCCCCGACACGCGTGCAGGGTTCACTCATTGACGGGAGGAAGGAATGGACTCAGGAATGATCGGGAAGATCCAGAAGGCTCGCCAGTACGCCGAGGAGCCGGAGCGAGTCACGTTCGAATCCTTCACCGTATCATTCGCGGGCAATCACGATAGCTACATCATCACCTACGACAAGGGGCACTGGTCTTGCCAGTGCAACTACTTTCAAGGACACTCGGTGTGCAGCCATACCATGACTATGGAGAGGCTACTGGGGCCGATGCTCAAGCGGACTGCTGAGCAGGCCTAGGTCCCGTCGATCGGCCTCGGCAGGTAGCGGCGACGTCACATGAGATTCAACTGGAAAGTCTGGCTAGGCGTCCTGGTGAGCGCGGTCTTCTTCGCCTGGTTCCTGCGTGGCCTCTCGCTGGATCAGGTGTGGCGCGATCTCGTCCAGGCCAACTACTGGTACCTGATCCCCGGCGTCGCCGTCTACTTCTTGGCGGTCTGGGCCAGGACCTGGCGGTGGCAGTACCTGCTTCGGCCCATGGCCTCGCTCTCCTTGCGCCGCCTGTTTCCCATCGTCGTCATCGGCTACATGGGCAATAACGTGTACCCTGCCCGGGCCGGCGAAGTCATCCGCTCCTACGTCCTTCTGAGGAACGCCAATGTGCCGGTGAGTGCCTCGCTCGCCACCGTCTTAGTAGAGCGGGTGTTCGACGGGCTGGTCATGCTGCTGTTTGTCTTCGTGGCTGTGCCCTTCGTGGATCTGCCCGGCTGGCTCAACTTCACCGTGATCGCTGCCACACTGGCCTTCGCCGTCGCTTTCGGAGTGTTAGTGGCTGTGGCTCTGTGGCCTCAGGTGTTCCTCCGCTTCTACGGACGCATCGAGGCGCTGCTGGTGCCGGCCCGGTGGCGCAGCCGGGCCAGGGGAATCCTGGAGCTCTTCTGCACCGGGCTGTCCGCCCTGCGGCATCCCCGGCACCTGGCCATGATCCTCTTCACTTCGATCCTCATCTGGCTCACCGAGACCACCAAGTACTGGGTGCTCATGCATGGGTTTAGCTTCCACGCGCCCTTCATCGTGCTCATGCTCATGACGGCGGTGGTCAACCTGGCCACCACCATACCCTCCGCTCCCGGCTACGTGGGCACCTTCGATGCTCCCGGTATCAAGACCCTGGCCGCGTTCGGCGTTCCGGAGTCGGTGGCGGCGGGCTACACCCTGGTCCTGCATGCCGCACTGCTCCTGCCCATCACCCTGCTGGGCTTCTTCTACATGTGGCGTGAGAGCGTTTCCTGGTCGGATTTCCGGGCCGCGGCCAGGCCTCAACCCACCGAGGCCTGAGCCGCTCCTGGGCTGGGGCGCGGAGTTGACACCAAGCCCGCTCTCCCGCTAGCCTCGCATGATGAGCATGATGGAGTTCGCCAGCTGCAGTGCCTCCAGTACTCGCGTGGGAGTGGACCTCGTGGAGATATCTAGAATCGCCCGCGCCTGCGACCGCTGGGGCGATCGGTTCTTGGCCCGTGTATACACACCGACCGAGCAAGCCGATAGCCGGGGGCGGCCTGCCGCGCTGGCGGCGCGCTTCGCCGCCAAAGAGGCCGCCGCCAAGGCCTTAGGCGTGGGCATAGGCCCGGTGAGCTGGCACAGTATCGAGGTGCTGGTAGGGGCCCGTGGCCGACCCCTTCTGCGCTTGCTGGGACCGGCCGCCGACCTGGCATCTCGTCTGGGCATCCGTCAGGCAGACGTCAGCCTGTCCGACACCAGTGAGTACGCCCTAGCCGTGGTAATACTGACCTGATGGGGGCGGGCCGTGCCCCATTCGGTACGCTCTGGAGACGATGCAGTGGGAGAGAGAGGAGCCGTGAAGAAGAAGGTCTTCTCGGGCGTGCAGCCCTCAGGGAATCTGCATATCGGCAACTACCTGGGGGCCATACGTAACTGGGTAGAGATTCAGCACCAGTACGACAACACGTTCTGCGTGGTGGATGCTCACGCCATTACCGTGCCTCAGGATCCGGAGGTGCTGCGCGACAAGAGCCGCGAGGTGGCAGCGATCTACATCGCCTGCGGCATAGACCCCGAGGAGTCAGTCATCTTCATCCAGTCCCACGTTCCCGCGCACTTCCAGTTGACCTGGATCCTGAACTGCATCACCCCCATGGGCTGGCTGAACCGCATGACCCAGTTCAAGGAGAAGGCGGGCGAAGAACGCGAGTCGGTGAGCACCGGCCTGTACGACTACCCTGTGCTGATGGCTTCCGACATCCTCCTTTACGACACCGATCTGGTCCCGGTGGGTGCCGACCAGATACAGCACATCGAGCTCACCCGAGACATCGCCCAGCGCTTCAACTACCTCTTCGGCGAGACCTTCAAGCTCCCGGAGGCGCTGGTGCGCGAGACCGGCGCCCGCATCATGGCGCTGGACGAGCCTACCAAGAAGATGAGCAAGAGCAGCGAGTCGCCCATGGGCGCCGTAGACATCTTGGACACCCCCGACGCCATTCGGCGAAAGATCATGCGGGCAGTCA comes from Anaerolineae bacterium and encodes:
- a CDS encoding flippase-like domain-containing protein is translated as MRFNWKVWLGVLVSAVFFAWFLRGLSLDQVWRDLVQANYWYLIPGVAVYFLAVWARTWRWQYLLRPMASLSLRRLFPIVVIGYMGNNVYPARAGEVIRSYVLLRNANVPVSASLATVLVERVFDGLVMLLFVFVAVPFVDLPGWLNFTVIAATLAFAVAFGVLVAVALWPQVFLRFYGRIEALLVPARWRSRARGILELFCTGLSALRHPRHLAMILFTSILIWLTETTKYWVLMHGFSFHAPFIVLMLMTAVVNLATTIPSAPGYVGTFDAPGIKTLAAFGVPESVAAGYTLVLHAALLLPITLLGFFYMWRESVSWSDFRAAARPQPTEA
- the acpS gene encoding holo-ACP synthase, which encodes MEFASCSASSTRVGVDLVEISRIARACDRWGDRFLARVYTPTEQADSRGRPAALAARFAAKEAAAKALGVGIGPVSWHSIEVLVGARGRPLLRLLGPAADLASRLGIRQADVSLSDTSEYALAVVILT
- the trpS gene encoding tryptophan--tRNA ligase, with translation MKKKVFSGVQPSGNLHIGNYLGAIRNWVEIQHQYDNTFCVVDAHAITVPQDPEVLRDKSREVAAIYIACGIDPEESVIFIQSHVPAHFQLTWILNCITPMGWLNRMTQFKEKAGEERESVSTGLYDYPVLMASDILLYDTDLVPVGADQIQHIELTRDIAQRFNYLFGETFKLPEALVRETGARIMALDEPTKKMSKSSESPMGAVDILDTPDAIRRKIMRAVTDPLRDITFDPARHGLYNLLTVYQLFSGWSPEQIETHFRGKGYADLKRELADLVIESLRPIQERYRQLRSDPQTIEDILRRGAERAAPVADAKVAQVKERIGLG